A stretch of the Poseidonibacter parvus genome encodes the following:
- a CDS encoding HAD family hydrolase, translated as MKQNIILFDLDGTLIDSTDAIVSTFYHSFEELNYDFKGNDEDIKSFIGYPLEIMYENLGVHKDQAPKFVASYKNRYRKISTLKTLLLPQALEAVKLASKIARVSVVTTKTRLYTMPLLEHFEMAEHFEIVTGRENVENPKPHPEPILNTLEQMNYDKDIHKVWMIGDTKLDLIAAKDSKVDSIGVLCGYGKEEELKTYTKNISQNALSAVKFIESISE; from the coding sequence TTGAAACAAAATATAATATTATTTGATTTAGACGGAACATTAATAGATTCAACAGATGCAATTGTATCAACATTTTATCACTCATTTGAAGAGCTAAACTATGATTTTAAAGGAAATGATGAAGATATAAAATCTTTTATTGGTTACCCTTTAGAAATTATGTATGAAAACTTAGGAGTGCACAAAGATCAAGCACCTAAATTTGTAGCTTCATATAAAAATAGATATAGAAAAATATCTACATTAAAAACATTACTTTTACCACAAGCTTTAGAAGCTGTAAAATTAGCTTCTAAAATAGCACGTGTTTCAGTGGTTACTACTAAAACTAGATTATATACCATGCCTTTATTAGAGCATTTTGAAATGGCTGAACATTTTGAGATTGTTACAGGTAGAGAAAATGTAGAAAATCCTAAGCCACATCCAGAACCTATATTAAATACATTAGAACAAATGAACTATGATAAAGACATTCATAAAGTATGGATGATTGGTGATACAAAACTTGATTTAATAGCAGCAAAAGATTCAAAAGTAGATAGTATAGGAGTGCTTTGTGGTTATGGAAAAGAAGAAGAACTAAAAACTTATACAAAAAACATTAGCCAAAATGCTTTAAGTGCAGTTAAATTTATAGAATCTATTTCTGAATAA
- a CDS encoding peptide-binding protein: MKFLITLFLLLTTINASTLNLSISSSPSRLNPILANDTASSQIADWLFNGLFKYDKDGNPAVDLASSYTFETKTKLIIKLKKGVKWHDGVELTAKDIIFTYNTILDPKVFNSIKSNYKEVKSVKAIDDYTIEVIYKKAYFKALEIWMVGILPYHLLKDEKNLMTSTFNKNPIGTGPYKLESFKVGQDIKLKANKDYFEGAPKINELLYKFIPDTNTSFLFLKQKKLDLAGLTPLQIDRQIDDDFKDSFKIIESQSFSYSYVGLNLKNEKFKDLRIRKALSLAINRQELVDILFFGHGKVCNGPFLPGSFAYNDEVKQIKPDLKEAKRLLKELGYDENNPFTFEVVTNTGNDTRINAAQIMQYQLAKVNINMKIRVMEWQAFLNTIVHPRNYEAVLLGWSLSLMPDAYPLWHSSSDKIGRFNLVGYSNPEVDKLIEEGSVTVDRKELSKIYKTIFKKITDDIPYLFLYIPNSITVVNKDIKNIEPAFTGVTHNQKDWIKP; the protein is encoded by the coding sequence ATGAAATTTTTAATCACATTATTCTTACTCTTAACAACAATAAATGCAAGTACGCTAAACCTTTCAATTAGTTCAAGTCCAAGTAGACTAAACCCTATTTTAGCAAATGATACTGCAAGTTCTCAAATAGCTGACTGGCTATTTAATGGCTTATTCAAATATGATAAAGATGGAAATCCTGCTGTTGATTTAGCCTCCTCTTACACTTTTGAAACAAAAACAAAATTAATCATAAAGCTTAAAAAAGGTGTTAAATGGCACGATGGAGTTGAACTTACAGCTAAAGATATAATCTTTACTTACAATACTATTTTAGACCCAAAAGTATTTAATTCAATTAAATCAAATTATAAAGAAGTAAAAAGTGTAAAAGCTATTGATGATTATACAATTGAAGTTATTTATAAAAAAGCATATTTTAAAGCCTTAGAAATATGGATGGTTGGAATTTTGCCTTATCACTTATTAAAAGATGAAAAAAATCTTATGACAAGTACTTTTAATAAAAATCCAATAGGAACAGGTCCTTATAAACTAGAAAGCTTTAAAGTTGGTCAAGATATAAAACTAAAAGCAAATAAAGATTACTTTGAAGGTGCACCAAAAATTAATGAACTTTTGTATAAATTTATTCCAGATACAAATACTTCATTTTTATTTTTAAAACAAAAAAAACTAGACTTAGCAGGATTAACACCACTTCAAATTGATAGACAAATAGATGATGATTTTAAAGATTCTTTTAAAATTATTGAAAGTCAAAGTTTTTCATACTCATATGTAGGTTTAAATCTTAAAAATGAAAAGTTTAAAGACCTAAGAATTAGAAAAGCTTTATCATTAGCAATCAATAGACAAGAGTTAGTTGATATACTCTTTTTTGGTCATGGAAAAGTTTGTAATGGTCCTTTTTTACCTGGAAGTTTTGCTTATAATGATGAAGTAAAACAAATAAAGCCTGATTTAAAAGAAGCCAAAAGATTATTAAAAGAGTTAGGTTATGATGAAAATAATCCCTTTACTTTTGAAGTTGTAACTAATACAGGAAATGACACAAGAATAAACGCAGCTCAAATCATGCAATATCAATTAGCAAAAGTAAATATAAATATGAAAATTAGAGTAATGGAATGGCAAGCTTTTTTAAACACTATTGTTCATCCAAGAAACTATGAAGCAGTTTTACTAGGTTGGTCACTATCTTTAATGCCTGATGCTTATCCTTTATGGCATTCAAGTTCAGATAAAATTGGACGTTTCAATTTAGTTGGATATTCAAATCCAGAAGTTGATAAGCTAATAGAAGAAGGTTCTGTTACTGTAGATAGAAAGGAATTAAGTAAAATATATAAAACAATATTCAAAAAAATTACTGATGATATTCCTTACTTATTTCTTTATATTCCAAATTCAATAACTGTAGTAAATAAAGATATTAAAAATATTGAGCCTGCATTTACAGGTGTTACACACAATCAAAAAGATTGGATAAAACCATAA